One segment of Triticum aestivum cultivar Chinese Spring chromosome 2A, IWGSC CS RefSeq v2.1, whole genome shotgun sequence DNA contains the following:
- the LOC123189922 gene encoding vacuolar-processing enzyme beta-isozyme 1, which produces MPASAWWVCGFLPLLAVAAAAADPAKGSWEPLIRLPTEKGAAPAPAPAAPAAEEGATKWAVLVAGSSGYGNYRHQADVCHAYQILRKGGLKEENIVVFMYDDIAKNDLNPRPGVIINHPKGEDVYAGVPKDYTGKQVTAENFFAVLLGNKTAVTGGSRKVINSKSKDHIFIYYADHGGPGVLGMPNRPYIYAGDFIKVLREKHASKSYSKMIIYVEACESGSIFEGLLPEDLNIYVTTASNAVENSWGAYCPGMKSSPPAEYDTCLGDIYSVSWMEDSETHNLKKETLKQQYEVVKTRTSKSMEFDKGSHVMEYGDKTFKDEKLFLYQGFDPANSNVANRLLLPDLEGAINQRDADVLFMWKRYEKLNGGSEEKQRVLREIKETVVHRKHLDSSIDFIGKLVFGFENGPSMIEAARSSGQPLVDDWDCLKRTVRVFESQCGSLTQYGMKHMRAFANMCNNGISEAEMREASISACGGYGSAKWSPLAVGHSA; this is translated from the exons ATGCCTGCGTCTGCGTGGTGGGTTTGTGGATTCCTCCCGCTcctggcggtggccgcggccgccgCGGATCCGGCCAAGGGGAGCTGGGAGCCGCTGATTCGGCTGCCGACCGAGAAGGGCGCTGCCCCCGCCCCTGCCCCTGCCgcgccggcggcggaggaaggGGCGACGAAGTGGGCCGTCCTCGTTGCCGGCTCTTCTGGCTACGGGAACTACCGGCACCAG GCCGATGTGTGCCACGCCTACCAGATCCTGAGGAAGGGGGGCCTAAAGGAGGAGAACATTGTGGTGTTTATGTACGATGATATCGCCAAAAACGACCTCAACCCAAGGCCTggagtcatcatcaaccatcctaaaGGCGAAGATGTTTACGCTGGTGTTCCCAAG GACTACACTGGTAAACAGGTCACCGCTGAAAACTTCTTTGCAGTTCTATTGGGGAACAAAACCGCGGTTACTGGAGGGAGTAGGAAGGTGATAAACAGCAAATCAAAGGACCACATCTTCATCTATTACGCGGATCATGGGGGTCCTGGTGTTCTAG GTATGCCCAACAGGCCATATATTTATGCTGGCGACTTCATCAAAGTGTTACGAGAGAAGCATGCTTCCAAAAGCTATTCAAAAATG ATTATATATGTTGAAGCGTGTGAAAGTGGCAGTATATTTGAGGGTTTATTGCCAGAAGATCTTAATATTTATGTTACAACAGCATCAAATGCGGTCGAAAATAGTTGGGGAGCATACTGCCCTGGGATGAAATCATCACCTCCTGCTGAATATGATACCTGTTTAGGAGACATCTACAGTGTTTCTTGGATGGAAGACAG TGAAACTCACAATCTAAAGAAGGAAACACTCAAGCAGCAGTACGAGGTG GTTAAAACGAGAACATCAAAATCAATGGAATTCGATAAGGGTTCTCATGTCATGGAGTATGGTGACAAGACATTCAAGGACGAGAAGCTTTTCCTTTACCAAGGTTTCGATCCTGCAAATTCCAATGTAGCAAACAGGCTGCTTTTGCCCGACCTGGAGGGTGCAATCAATCAAAGAGATGCTGATGTTCTTTTCATGTGGAAAAGG TATGAGAAGTTAAATGGGGGATCGGAAGAGAAGCAGAGGGTTCTCAGGGAGATCAAAGAAACTGTGGTACACAGGAAGCATCTCGACAGCAGTATCGATTTCATCGGGAAGCTTGTCTTTGGATTTGAAAATGGGCCTTCAATGATTGAGGCTGCTAGAAGCTCTGGCCAACCACTAGTCGACGATTGGGATTGCCTGAAGAGGACG GTCCGAGTTTTCGAATCCCAGTGTGGATCACTTACTCAGTATGGCATGAAACACATGAGGGCGTTTGCAAACATGTGCAACAATGGCATCTCCGAGGCCGAAATGAGGGAAGCAAGCATCAGCGCTTGTGGCGGTTACGGCTCGGCCAAGTGGAGCCCACTGGCTGTAGGGCACAGTGCTTGA